A genomic region of Mycobacterium senriense contains the following coding sequences:
- a CDS encoding protein kinase domain-containing protein — protein sequence MASQPAAPPVPRTLAEGRYTLGRLLGEGAGKRVYLATDTRLQRDVAAAVFKAGGTDEAAMRRARREAEAMAKLGEHPNIVNVYDFGEEAGQLYLISQYMAGGDLYGLLSDAVDHRLAVEEVVRIGQDIASGLAHAHGQGVVHRDVKPQNVWLAPDGTAKIGDFGLAVAEGSTRVTAVGTVIGTVAYMPPEQALGRGSDARSDIYSLGALLYELLCGITPFAGESPAAIVSQHVSTAPVAPSGHRSGIPAPLDQLLLRMLAKSPEARPQQATEVRDALGAIAAAVASGDGATRDMAALDRITDSTFLGRERETHELRAAIDDAMGRRGRTVLISGESGIGKTRLASEAAAYAALRGAQVLWGRCYAGAGAPAYWPWVQVIRDYARGHDAETVASDLGSGAFEIAQIVSEIRERMPEIPESPPLDAEQARFRLFDSVSRFLIGAADRQPLAIFLEDLQQADHPSLMLLAFVVRELSHSRVFLLGTYRDDELPDNHSLNEVLTGLSKERGYARVKLRGLSDQHVKAMLEAVLQQPLERRSELALADAVCRESEGNPYFTEEIVRHLIDSEVLDWRDGRWVTNIQDGEELGIPRGVHEVVSRRLEKLPTETLELLSTAAVIGREFDLPILTHVSGLEADVAFARMQPALDGAIVRQTAGEPGRYGFAHGATRDALYDDLPALRRSQLHIAAGEAIEELYEERIESHLSAIAFHFAKAAPYGDAAKAADYAWWAGERAAATYAYEDAVSLYATALRLFDTISEVVPQRRCDLLLALGDARWRAGEAEGARKTFGEAATIARELALNDHFARAALGYGGGPGGFSITDRADEQLVALLEEALEVLPARDSALRVTVLARLALELRRKGALAEADRTSAQAIEMAERVGDTKILLLAMHSRQWSTLGPDRTEDAIASGEEMARLARIVGDRDMEFEGHQLRLIALAQLGDFRAVDQEIAACDRLAGELHQPRYLWQTAVFRTMRALMQGRYKESERLAQTALSIGQRAEPEVAAVVFGAHSFLTRLADGTLEQLRDVGREAAARYGQAWPASYVWLLTEIGQLDEARAKFAELTADGFEALRRGSDWLTSVCVLSMASIPIGDREAASALYELLVPYEDRCTLFLAGAGCLGSNHTFLAFAAAAADRHEDAVHHFDLALARNAEIGSDYVTPRVCYEYARMLLSTSEPGIRDKAMGLIDRGLDLAQRNSMRVEVERLVQLRRGSEERPQQQLGWSVMDDVAESVEADRPDLSRVAAPDGTVTIMFSDIEGSTVLAEQLGDERWLRLLHRHNAVIRRQLAAHSGFEVKSQGDGFMVAFASARNALRCAIAIQRDLAAYRDQSGSQVLRVRIGLHTGEVIREQEDFFGHTVILAARIGAKANGNGILVSAVLRGLVAGSHEFRFGESRDEQLKGLQDPQRIYEVCWE from the coding sequence ATGGCGTCGCAGCCGGCGGCACCGCCGGTTCCCCGGACACTGGCAGAAGGGCGTTACACGTTGGGCCGTTTGCTCGGCGAAGGTGCCGGCAAGCGGGTGTACCTGGCAACCGACACCCGCCTGCAGCGCGACGTGGCCGCAGCAGTGTTCAAGGCCGGCGGCACGGACGAGGCCGCCATGCGCCGCGCGCGCCGGGAAGCGGAGGCGATGGCGAAGCTTGGCGAGCATCCGAACATCGTCAACGTGTACGACTTCGGCGAGGAGGCCGGGCAGCTATACCTGATCAGCCAGTACATGGCCGGCGGCGACCTTTACGGTCTGTTGTCAGACGCGGTGGATCACCGGCTCGCCGTCGAAGAGGTGGTCCGGATCGGGCAGGACATCGCCAGTGGGCTGGCGCACGCGCACGGGCAGGGAGTGGTGCATCGCGACGTCAAACCGCAGAATGTGTGGCTGGCGCCCGACGGCACCGCCAAGATCGGAGATTTCGGCCTCGCGGTCGCGGAAGGCTCAACGCGTGTGACGGCCGTGGGGACGGTAATCGGAACGGTCGCCTACATGCCGCCCGAACAAGCTCTCGGTCGCGGCTCTGACGCCCGTTCGGACATCTACTCCCTTGGCGCTTTGCTGTACGAATTGCTCTGCGGGATAACACCTTTCGCGGGCGAGTCGCCTGCTGCCATTGTCTCCCAGCATGTTTCGACCGCTCCGGTCGCGCCAAGCGGGCATCGCTCCGGCATTCCCGCACCGCTCGACCAGTTGCTGCTGAGGATGTTGGCGAAGTCGCCCGAGGCGCGTCCCCAGCAAGCAACCGAGGTTCGCGATGCGCTTGGGGCGATCGCCGCCGCGGTCGCGAGTGGCGATGGCGCGACTCGGGATATGGCGGCGCTCGACCGCATCACCGACAGCACGTTCCTCGGGCGAGAACGAGAAACGCACGAGCTCCGCGCCGCGATCGATGACGCCATGGGCCGCCGCGGCCGCACCGTGCTGATAAGTGGAGAGTCGGGAATCGGCAAGACACGCCTCGCGTCTGAGGCCGCGGCATACGCCGCCCTTCGGGGCGCGCAGGTTCTATGGGGCCGCTGCTATGCGGGCGCGGGTGCTCCTGCCTATTGGCCGTGGGTGCAGGTGATCCGCGACTATGCACGTGGTCACGATGCCGAAACGGTGGCTTCTGACCTGGGCTCAGGTGCGTTCGAGATCGCCCAGATCGTCTCCGAGATACGCGAGCGTATGCCGGAGATCCCCGAATCGCCGCCGCTGGACGCCGAACAGGCGCGCTTTCGGTTGTTCGACTCGGTGTCGCGGTTTCTGATCGGCGCCGCCGACCGCCAGCCACTCGCGATCTTCCTCGAAGACCTGCAACAGGCCGACCACCCCTCGTTGATGCTGTTGGCGTTCGTCGTGCGCGAGCTGTCCCACTCGCGCGTGTTCCTGCTGGGCACTTATCGAGACGACGAGCTTCCCGACAACCATTCCTTGAACGAGGTACTCACCGGGCTCAGCAAGGAACGCGGATACGCACGCGTCAAGCTGCGGGGGCTCTCCGATCAACATGTCAAGGCGATGCTCGAAGCGGTACTGCAGCAACCGCTGGAGCGACGAAGTGAACTCGCGCTTGCAGACGCCGTTTGCCGCGAGTCGGAGGGCAATCCGTACTTCACCGAAGAGATCGTCCGCCATCTGATCGACTCTGAGGTGCTCGACTGGCGCGACGGCCGATGGGTCACCAACATCCAGGATGGCGAGGAGCTCGGCATCCCTCGGGGTGTCCACGAAGTGGTCTCCCGTCGGTTGGAGAAGCTGCCGACCGAAACACTCGAGCTGCTTTCGACCGCGGCGGTGATCGGCCGCGAGTTCGATCTGCCGATCCTGACGCACGTCAGCGGGCTGGAGGCGGACGTCGCGTTTGCGCGGATGCAGCCGGCCCTGGACGGGGCGATCGTGCGGCAGACCGCCGGCGAGCCGGGCCGGTACGGCTTCGCGCACGGCGCGACTCGCGACGCGCTGTATGACGATCTGCCCGCGCTACGGCGCTCCCAGCTGCACATCGCCGCCGGCGAGGCGATCGAGGAGCTCTACGAGGAGCGAATCGAGTCTCATCTGTCTGCAATCGCATTCCACTTCGCGAAGGCCGCTCCATACGGTGACGCCGCGAAGGCGGCCGACTATGCGTGGTGGGCGGGGGAACGCGCGGCGGCAACGTATGCCTACGAAGACGCGGTCAGCCTTTACGCGACGGCGCTCCGGCTCTTCGACACGATCTCGGAGGTGGTACCGCAGCGCCGATGCGATCTGCTGCTGGCGCTGGGGGACGCGCGGTGGCGGGCCGGCGAAGCCGAAGGCGCTCGTAAGACATTCGGCGAGGCTGCGACCATCGCGCGCGAGTTGGCGCTCAACGACCACTTTGCCCGTGCCGCCCTCGGATACGGCGGCGGCCCGGGCGGCTTCTCGATCACCGATCGTGCCGATGAACAGCTGGTGGCGTTGTTGGAGGAAGCGCTCGAAGTGCTGCCGGCACGTGACAGCGCGCTCAGGGTGACGGTGCTTGCCCGGCTGGCCCTCGAGCTCCGCCGCAAGGGCGCGCTGGCGGAAGCCGACCGGACCAGCGCGCAGGCCATCGAGATGGCCGAACGCGTCGGCGACACGAAGATCTTGTTGCTGGCCATGCATAGCCGGCAGTGGTCAACCTTGGGCCCCGACCGGACCGAGGACGCCATCGCGTCCGGCGAGGAGATGGCGCGGCTCGCCCGGATCGTCGGTGACCGGGACATGGAGTTCGAGGGCCATCAGCTGCGCCTGATCGCGCTTGCCCAGCTCGGCGACTTCCGGGCGGTAGATCAAGAGATCGCGGCGTGTGACCGGCTGGCCGGCGAGCTACACCAGCCGCGCTACCTCTGGCAGACGGCGGTGTTCCGCACGATGCGGGCATTGATGCAGGGTCGCTACAAGGAGTCGGAGCGTCTCGCGCAGACGGCGCTGTCGATCGGCCAGCGTGCCGAGCCGGAGGTAGCGGCAGTGGTCTTTGGCGCGCACTCGTTTCTGACCCGGCTCGCGGATGGCACTCTGGAACAGCTGCGCGACGTCGGCCGCGAAGCCGCCGCGCGCTACGGGCAGGCGTGGCCGGCATCGTACGTGTGGCTGCTGACCGAGATCGGCCAGCTCGATGAGGCTCGCGCCAAATTCGCGGAGCTCACGGCCGACGGCTTCGAGGCGCTCCGACGCGGCAGTGACTGGTTGACTTCGGTCTGCGTGCTCTCGATGGCGTCCATCCCGATCGGTGATCGAGAAGCCGCAAGCGCACTCTACGAGCTGCTGGTGCCCTACGAAGACCGCTGCACTCTGTTTCTGGCCGGAGCCGGGTGCCTCGGCTCCAACCACACGTTCCTCGCCTTCGCCGCTGCGGCGGCCGACCGCCATGAGGACGCCGTGCACCACTTCGACCTGGCCCTCGCGCGCAATGCGGAGATCGGCAGCGATTACGTGACGCCCCGGGTCTGCTACGAGTACGCACGCATGCTGCTCAGCACTTCTGAGCCGGGGATTCGGGACAAGGCGATGGGCCTGATCGACCGGGGACTTGACCTCGCGCAGCGCAACAGCATGCGCGTCGAGGTCGAGCGACTCGTGCAGCTGCGCCGAGGGAGCGAGGAGCGCCCCCAACAGCAGCTCGGGTGGTCGGTGATGGACGACGTCGCGGAGTCCGTCGAGGCGGACCGGCCCGACCTCAGCAGGGTGGCCGCTCCCGACGGAACGGTCACGATCATGTTCTCGGACATCGAAGGTTCGACGGTGCTCGCCGAGCAGCTGGGCGACGAGCGCTGGCTGAGGCTTTTGCACCGCCACAATGCCGTCATTCGTCGTCAGCTGGCCGCACACAGTGGCTTCGAGGTCAAATCGCAGGGCGACGGTTTCATGGTCGCCTTCGCCAGCGCTCGCAACGCGCTGCGCTGCG